GGAAAGGAATATCAGCAGGTGCGGCTTTCTCATCGATTACCTTCTCGACCCTTGTCTTGACAGCAGCCTCTTTTTCTCCGGTAAGCAGTTTCATGCTCATGACTTCAATCTGGACCTGCTCATCCCTTGGAGTCACTTCCCCGGTAATCGAGACAATCATTCCTACGTCGATATGGGGGTAAGACCGTTTCCCTGCACTCTCAAAAGCTGCACACGGGATAAAGCCTCCTTCATCGCTTATAGTGAAGATTGTCGGCCCGCTTGTCTGTTTTATCTGAATAACCTCTCCTTCGATCCGGATGAGCCTGCCCTTCATGCTGGTATCTATCTGGGAGGAGTTCTTAAGAGGAAGCTCTTTTTCAAGCTCAATGGTTTCGTACTTTGTAAGAGTTTTCGGAATAAGATCGAGCTTTCCTCCCGCTTTAATGCTTTTTACCAGGACGATTACAGCATCCCCGACTTCCGGCTGAACCCCGACATTGCTGGAATGCATAAGCCCTCTTACGTGAGGGTTCAAGTCCACAAAGACCCCGAAAGAGGCGATACTGCTCACTATACCGTGATAAAGCTTTCCTGCTTCCACATCTTTAAGATCACATGACTCGTCCAGAGCATAAACATGCTGGGAACGTGAACAGGTAGTACAGATCTCTTCATCCGTATCCTGTGGGTTATGAATTCTTACTCCGCAAACCTTGCAGGTATAGATCTTTCCAAGTCCCTCACAGGCCTCACAGGGTCTGGTAACTTCGATACTCCCCTTGCCTTTGCATTTCTCACATACTGCACCATTTTTCAAGAAACTGTCAATATCTTTTTCTGAAATTTTCATAAAGTCAACTGATTTAGACTTGCCTTTTCCCTTACATACAGGGCAGATCTCAGTTGAAATAGCTTCGTAGCCACGTCCGTGGCAATCTGGACATTCCTTACTCATTAATATCAACACCAGTGGTTCTTCCGAACCTTCGTTTTCTTAATCTCAAAATCTTTGGAATTAAAATATTGTTTTGAACCCTATACATTTATTGTATTCTTTGTCGGCCCTCAGTCTACTGGTAACTGTAGGATCTTCCCCAGGTCCGGATTAGTGCCTGCCGACTAGCCCTCTTTCTGCATATCTCCTTTTTGAGTTCAATATCTTGTGTATGCAAGATATAAGTATTTGTCAGCAAGTTATTTTGCATAGCGTCTACAGATATCCAGAAATTTCAGGATTTTGTGGTTTCTGTTATTTTTATTATGTTATTTTTTATATTATGTTATTTTTATATTATATATGAAAATGACAGTGACCGCAACCCATTGAAAATCGGAAAGAAGGTTTGATGTGAGTACTTATATAGATTCGCAGATATTTTAGGTAGACGACAGAATGTAAAATTTTTAACCTATAAAAGCTTAATTTATATTAATTTCACAAGTTTCTCAAATAAAGAACACTTACTAAGTTCAATTTTAAGACCAATTGATAGGAGGGAATAAATTATGGTTGATTTCATCGGTGAATTATTGCTCCCTGTATTAATAATTGTAATATTAATACTCTCACAATCTATAAAAATGGTTAATGAATACGAACGTGTGGTTATATTCAGGCTTGGTCGCCTTAGTGGTGTAAAGGGCCCGGGACTTTTCCTTATCATCCCTTTCATTGATAGAGCCATGAAAATCGACCTGAGAGTCGTTGCAATCGATGTCCCAAAGCAGGCCGTTATCACGCGGGATAACGTCACAGTTGAAGTTGATGCCGTTGTTTATTATAAGGTCGTAGAGCCAGGGGCTGCAATTACGCAGGTTGAAAACTATATGTTTGCAACTTCAACCCTGTCCCAGACTACGCTTAGAGACGTGCTGGGCCAGATGGAACTGGATGAGTTGCTTTCGGAAAGAGAGAACATCAACAAGCAGATTCAGGAATTGCTGGATGCTTACACAGACCCCTGGGGTATCAAGGTTACAGGCGTAACTATCCGGGATGTATCCCTGCCTGAAACAATGAAAAGAGCAATCGCAAAACAGGCTGAAGCAGAAAGAGAAAAACGTGCCAGGATCATCCTTGCAGAAGGAGAATACCAAGCTGCTGAAAGGATGAAAGATGCGGCCAGCCTTTACCAGGGACTTCCTACTGCTATCAAGCTAAGGGAACTTCAGACCCTTGCTGAGATTGCAAGAGAGAAAAATCTGATCGTAGTTACACAAACTCAGACTCTTGAAACCGGGAACATAGCCGCCCTTTCTCAGGCTATATCCGGAAAGAAAGAGCAATAAGGGCAGATTAAAAGCCGAAAAACATGTAAAGGCGAGAAAGGATCATTAATTATGCAAACGAAAAGGATTTTCCATTCTCTCTTTATTTTTTTTCTCTGCATAACTCTCACAGCTGTTCTCGCGCTTCCTGCAGGGGCAGCAGCCGAAGATAGAGTGCTCTTGCTTGAAATAACCGGAGCTATTACCCCAGCTTCCGATAATTTGATAGCTGACGCAATAGAAGAAGCTGAGAGCGGGAACTTTGAGGTTCTCGTAATTACCCTGGATACTCCAGGGGGAGGGCTTGAAGAGACCCAAACAATCATAAAGTTAATTGAGAACACGACCGTGCCTGTTATAGGGTACGTGCCTGAGAGTGGAAAAGCCTGGTCAGCAGGAACCCTCATCCTTATGGGAACCGATATTGCTGCAATGGCTCCTTTTACAGTTATAGGGTCAGCCCAGCCGGTGCGGGTGTCTGCAGAAGGGACAGTACCTGTAGAGGATGAGAAAGTAATAAATGCCCTCGTTAAATTTTCGACTGAAACGGCAAGAAAACACGGGAGAAATGAAACTTTTGCAGAAGAAGTAATTACCAAGAACAGAAATCTGAATGACGAAGAAGCCTTAGAAGAAGGAGTAATCGAATATAGAGCCTCTTCCGTTCCGGACCTGCTGGTTCAGGTCGATGGGGAGGTTGTGAAAAGTAAAGAACTGAATACCGCAAATGCAACAATAGAGATCTACGAACCTCCTCTTCCTCTTGCTTTCCTGACGTTAATTTCAAACCCGATTCTTTCCTCTCTTCTTCTGACAATAGGGCTCTATGGGATTATCTTCGGGATTTCAAACCCGGGAGCAGGAGCAGAGATTTTCGGAATTATTGCAATCGTGCTGGGATTGATAGGCACAGGATTCGATATTAATATAGCAGCAATTTTCCTGATTATTGTCGGAATAGGGCTTCTTATCCTGGAACTTCAATCCCCGGGGTTTGGAATTTTCGGGCTTGCAGGACTTATTTGCCTGGTAATAGGGAGCATCTTCCTTGTGCCTCTGGGAGGCGAGAATATTTACACACCGGAGTTCAGGAGGCTACTAATCCTGACAATTGTTACTCCTACAATTGTTTTTGGGATATTCCTGGTCTTTGCAATATATAAAGTAGCCGAAACGAGGAAGAAAAAGCCCGTTATCGGGTCCATTATAGGAGATACTGCCCGGACAATAGACCCGATAAGCCCTGAAAGTCCTGGTTTTGTCCGCTATAAAGGAGAGTACTGGCAAGCCAGATCCGAAGAGAAAATTGGAGCTAACGAAGAAGTTGAAATTACAGGAAAAGACATGGAAGTGCTGCTTGTAAAAAGAAAAGTCTAACACTTCTTGTGTCTAACACTTCCTGTCTGTTTTTTCTTTTTCCGGATTTCTTCTTCCAGAGTTTTTTTTCGGTTTTAGCTTTTCTTTTTGGCCATTATTTTTTCAAGAACCTTCTGCTTTTTATTGATGGCTTCTTCGGCTGCCCTGTCAATTGCGTGCCTCATCTCCTCGAAATCTCGTGGATTATCTTCCCCGTGAACTTTTTTGACAGGAGTATAGGCAGATTCTCTAAACCTGGGTGCAAAGTCCCTGATCTCTCCATTGACAATTATTTCAGCCCCGATTCCTTCTTCCACACGCCCTATGATATCAATCTCAACCCCGGCAGCCCTGACTATTTCAAGAATTTCTCCGGCATACTCAGGTGGGACGATAACCAGCAGGGCATCAAGAGATACGCCGAGATAATCGATTTTAAGGGTTTCAAGCATGGAGAGGACCTTTGAGTTAACGAGAGTCCGCATTTTATTTTCTTCAAAGACCATTTTTACTTGCGCAGTCTTTGAAATTTCCCGGGCGTCCCCGCGGATTCCTCCATTGGTGACATCAGTCATGGAATGGACTTTTTTGTACAGGCCGGACCGAAGGAGTGCCTCACAGGCTTCCAGAAAACGGATGTTAATAGTTTCCTCCACCACGTCATGCATTCCGTAATAGAGTGCGGTTGTAGAAACCGTACCTCCGCCTGCACCCTCCGTCATAAGGATCAGGTCTCCTGCCCGGGTCTGGTTGCGGGAGGTAAGAGAAGATGTAACACCAACCGCCCCCACACCTCCTGTCATTCTTTCACCTATAACCATATCCCCGCCTATCCGGAGAGTGCTTCCTGTAATTAGGGGAATTCCGGTTAGCTCTGAAACCGTGGTGATTCCTGCGATATGGTCGAAGATTTTTGCCACATCCCCATCGTCTGCGATATGGATGTCTGAAAGCATGGCAAGGGGACGGGCTCCCATTGAATAGACATCACGCAGGGCTGCTCTGGCGACATGAAAACCCGAAAGGAAAGGAAAATCACTGAGGCGGGAGTGTATACCGTCAATTGTGATCACAAGGTACTCATCTCCTATTTTCACAACGCCTGAGTCATCAAGCTGGGAACTGTCAACTACCGCACCGGTCTTGCCTATAACCTCACCAAGCTTGGAGTGAACGTAAAAGTCTCCCGTACCCCTGGAACCCACTCCGAACTCACCCATAACAACTCCCGAAATAATGGGGCTTAATACGTCTCCCTCGGTGTGAAGAGTTGCTTTTGCTTCACAAATAACTGCAGCTGCAATCTCTTTAGCCCTTTCGGAGCTTATGTTCTTGATTTCAAGAATTCTTGAAGCAAGCTGTGCCTCAATCCCGGTTTCGTTTGAAGGGTCTTTCCTGAGAGCCCGTTTTGCATAGCCTTCTATATCCATAGTACCATCCTCTCGCAGATACCTGTCACTGTTTTGAAAGACGCAGGACAGGAAATTTGAAATTAAATCAACACATCTCAACGAAGTTTTTCAGAATCTTCAGCCCTGTTGCTCCGCTTTTTTCAGGGTGGAACTGGGTGCCCATAACGTTACCATTAGAATTCACCACAGATGCCGAATATTCCAGTCCGTACTCACATGACGCAAGGGTGTTTTCCGCAGTGGTATCGACATAGTACGAGTGTACGAAATACACGAAAGAGCCGTCAGGGATACCTCTAAACAGAGGGTGGTCCTGTTTAATCCTGATGTTGTTCCAGCCCATGTGTGGTACTTTCAGTTCAGATTTTGGAAAGCGAAGTACCCTGCCCTGAATGAGATCGAGTCCATCGGTCAACCTGCCTTCCTCAGAAGAGCTCATCAAAACCTGCTGCCCGAGACATATTCCAAGCATTGGTTTTCCCGATGCTGCAAATTCCTCAATAGTCTCTTTGAGAGGAACCAGACACTTCATTGCATCTATAAAAGCACCTACTCCAGGGAGAATAATACCGTCTGCTGCCAGGATCTCTTCAGGGTTCCCGGAGATTACAGGACTTGCTCCAACGTGTTCAAGCCCCTTTTGAACACTTCTGAGATTTCCAAGCCCGTAATCGATAATCACGATTCGTTTCATAGTTCTAACAAACAAAGTTAAGATAGATTAAGCTTACGAACAAAGAATTTCAGAAATGTGGGAAAAATTAGGAAAATATGAAGTAAGGAAAAATAAGAAAAATATACCTGAAAAATATAAAAGCAAACATTTCAGGTCAGTATCTGTCTGCAGAAAGATTACAGAGAAAGATTACAGGGCACTGTCTGCAGAAAGACTACAGAGAAAGATTACAGGGCACTTTCTCCTTTACAGGGTACTTTCTCCTGCTCAAAAATCACCTTGTATTTGCCACAGCGAACGCATTCGTAGCGCTTTTCAAGCACTGTTGACCTGCAACATAGCGCTCCGCTTTTTCGTTTCCAGTCGTGCAGTCCTAAAAGACACAAAAAATTTCGTCTATGGTCCGATTCACTTGGCTCATCAGAACATTCTTGAGTCAAAAACCTCTTTCCCTCGCTATAGTCAGTAAGGCTGTTTTGCGGTATTAGGGGAATTTATGCACAAAAGAACTATATAAATATATAGTTTTTAAGATCAAATACAAAGAGATGAGTCTACGAAAAGATAGTTTGGAATAAATATCGAAAAGTTATAAATAGAATGATCAATATTGATAGAATGTTGTACAGTTAAAATGTTAACAATAGAATCAAAGTGAGGAGGAAATATGCGGGGATTTCAGCTATTCAGACATGATGAGAAAGCAATGGAATTACCAATTAATATCGTAGTGATGCTCGTTGTAGCGATGGTCGCTCTTGCAACGCTTATTTCGATAATACCGACTCCTACAAAGGAAATGTCAGTCTTTGTTGAAAAAACAGGACTCGGGACAGGAAGCCTTCAGTCAGGAAACTCAATAATAGTAGGTGCTACCACTGCACAGAATCCTTTTGCCGTATCAGCGGTAGTAAAGGTAACAGATAAAGACGGAAATCCGGTTCGGGATGCAAACGTCATCCTCAAAGGACTCGGAGGTGCAGCATCGAACACAACTGACATTAACGGAGTCACTGTGCTGACAACGCCAAGCACTGCACTGGTAAGGCTTGACCCGAACCAGAATGAAGGCACAATGGACCTGAAAATTCTGGCAGACGGTTTCTATGATTATGAGAAGAAAGATGCAGTTATGATCGTCAAGACTCGTTAAATGCACACTTAGCACGGGCAAAAATGGGCACAGATAAAACTGGGAGAAGCCGCTATGCTGCCTGATAACCTAAGAGAGAACGAAGCAGGAACTGTTGGGCTTCCAATAAGGATTGTAGTTCTTTCGATAATTGGATTCATCGGTTTTTGTGCGATTCTCTCAGCCATTTCAGCTGCTCCAAAACCTCCTGAATCTATGTATGCAGCATCAAACGTAAGCACACTCTCAATAACCTCGGGAGAGAAAGGAAACTTTAGCTTGCAGATAAGCGTTTTTGACAGGGAAAACCGCGGTATGGGAGAAGCAAACGTGATTATCTGGAGCCCGGACAGAAAAAAAGCTTATTCAGGCATTACGGATTCTAATGGAAACACAATAATAAAGATTTCTAACCCTGAATTACCTCCCGGGAAAACAGAAGGATATGTTTCAATAAAAGTGATGAGAAGCGGATACAAAGATTTTGATGAGGAGTATTTTGTAAAGGTAAAGAGAAGTTAAACCATTTTAAAAGATTCAGGACCTTAAAACCGATTCAAGATAGTTAAGTTTTAAGAGCTATTCATTCAACAATTTAATTTCTTAACAGGTTAAGACTCCAAAACAGCTCTTTCTTTTTGGATATTCATCCCTTTTCAAATCTTCATTATATATTTGATACACGTTTACTCATACCTGATATATTTGAACCTGAAAGACAGAATTTAGAGAATTTTTACAAAGCCAGAGAATAATCATTGCAAAACACTATTGTTATTGACCATAAACCACAGCCCAAAGAATGCCATAAAACTTCCGCACAGGTATACCAGTTTTCTATGTGTAGGCTGTGAAATTATTTCCGTCCCTCTGGAAAAAGCAGAGGATACGGTTAAAAGAAATCCAAGATCTGCTATCCAGTGCCCGGCGATAAACGAAATTACTGCAAGGACACCTATAAGATACTCCTCAAGGAGGATTGCGCTACCAGCCGTTAACCACCATGCAACAAAAAAAGGATTTAATGCTGAGGTTATAATTCCTGCGGATACTGTACCTGAAAAAGGGTTCAGTGCCGAAGTTACAATTCCTGAAGATATGAACCCCGTAGAAAGATTCATACTGCTGGCTGAAATCGAGACATCCATTGTAGAGACTTCTTTTGCTTTTTTGATCATCGTAAGTCCGAAAACGACCATAATCAGGCCGCCTATTATAGCCAGATACGAGATAACCGATCTCCTGAGAAAAGATGATGCACCTATCAGAATAAGCATGAAGAAGACGAATTCTACAAGGGCGTGACCCATAAATATCGAAGGTCCTGCTCTCCAGCCTTTATGAAAAGACGCCTCTATTGTTGCAAACATCATGGGCCCGGGAATAATGGCTGCGGATATACCTACTGTGAAACCTAGAATAAGAGCTTTAATCAATTCAATTATGGCGCCACCCCGGATAAGATCTTAATACATAAATGTAGAAAGTATTTATATAAAAATGTTTTGAGACTGAGCGAAAAATAGCTATTATAACATCAGTCTGGAAAAATACTCGATCTTACCTTAATCGGTACCCTATCTTACCTTAATCGGTACCCTATCTTACTTAATCTATTTTTTTATTATTAATCATCAGGGGTTTTTGTTTCCGGTTAACCAGGAAAAATTTCAGAAGTACGGCTCCTGCCATAGTTACCGCAAGTCCGATAGAAAAGTAAGGAGACCTTATTAGATCCCATCGGCCAGACCATATAAGAAAACCTGTAAGCAAAAGGACGGAAGACCCGACAATTCCTGAGACTTCCACAGGTACTTTTATCGAACCCAGGGTAAACCTGTCTCTATTTTCAAGAAATTCAATACGGGACTCAAGTTTACTTACATATTCTTCTGATATGTTCTCCTGAGTTTTAATGCTCCTGACTTCACTCTCCAGTCTTTCGAGCTCTGGACTAAGACTACCATGCACAAAATCGGAAAGTTCGGATACTGCAGTGTGTATAGAACGAATGCTTTCGGAAAGTCTGGAAAAAACAACACTTATATCCTTTACTCTGTAGCTGGCCCCGGAAATCTCAGAAGAGCTATCCAGGAATGTCATGGAGGCATTTGATGCCTCTGAAGAGGGAAGTACAGCACCGAAGGCAAAACTTGAAATATCTTCTTCTGTAAACGAAGGAACAAAGTCTGAAAGCAAAGAATTCCCAGGAAGAGGGAAAGAAACTTCAGGAGACACAGAAGGCCCCTGAGGGGTAACCGAAGACTCTGCTGCAAAATTTGCAAAATTTACTTCCTGAGAAGAATCTGAAGGAACTGCCGAATAAGCCTTTCCTGCCTGCAGAGCCTGAGACGCATCAAGAGACAAGCGACGCTCAACTGCCCTCAATCTTTTTTCAAAACTTCTGATGTTCTGGTCAAAGACCTCGATTCTTCCCTGAAGATCATTCCTGATTTCTGGCTCTGTCTGATACGATTTGCTCAATTGAACCATAACCCCCCATAAATCCCTGATATGAAATCAGACTTCAACAGTATATAAATTTTTTTGAGTAGTAGAGAAAAATATTGGAAGTGTAATTTGAAAAATCTAAAAGCAAGAGAAAAGTAAAAAGTAAGAAAGTAAAGAGTACAAAAAACGAGAAGATCAGATAAGTCTGACTTCAACAAAGTCCCCACTGTCCTGAGCTTCCATGATTTCCATCGCAAGGTCTGAGTTTATCCTTAATTTCACATCTCCATGCCGGCTAACAGTTGCACTGAAAAGATATTCGTCTTCGATAAAGATCTCAACATCCCTTCCTGCAAGTTCGGGAGCCCCGATAATAAGGTGTTTTTTTGTCCTTTCGATAACAGGATGAACCGGGGACGCTGGAGCACTTATCTCGGGCGCCGGTTCTCGAGCTTTTCCAGGAAAAGCTTTACGTTCAGCCCCTTGCTTCAGGCCTTTTGTGCTTTTTGGTGTTTCGGCTTCTATCTCCCTAACATCGATATGGAGTCCCAGTATATTTTCGATCCTGTCAATGACATTTCCGCCTTTGCCGATAACCTTTCTCATGTCTTCGTCGAAGACTTTTACGATTGCGCTATCGTCCGAGGTTACTTCCACTTCAACAGGGCCTGTAGCATATCTGCTAATAACGTTTCTTATCTCTTCTTCGGCAAGCCTCCAGGCAGGTTTACGGCTTTCCCTGGAGGGGCCGATTGGCATGACTACGACCTGTTCTCCGTAAGTATAAATCTCATATTCGACCTTGCCTGTTTCGAAATCTGCAATGGTAATTACCGGTCTTGCAAGATCCTGCTCGGTCATCCCGTGAGGAACCTTAACTGTAAAGGCAAGAACGAGAACCTTTGCAACCTCTCCTTTATCGATGAAAATTACAGTATCAACTACCTGCGGGATCACACCCAGTTCAACTCTTCCTATAAGACGCTGGATTGCATCCACTGCTCTGGTTGCATGCACTACCCCGATCATCCCGACTCCCGCAAGCCGCATGTCCGCAAAGATCAGAAAATCCCCGGTTTTTCGCACTTCATCATAAATGGTGTAGTCCGGCCTTACAAGGAGCAAGAGATCAGCAGTATTCTCCATCCTCCCATTCAGGGGAGAATATTGAGTAATCTCAGCAGGCACCTGCAGGTCCCTTGGAGACTCCATGGTCTTGACTACCTGCCCGTGGTCATTCAGATAACGTGCAACCCCGGCAGCAAAAGTTGACTTTCCTGCTCCAGGAGGCCCTGCAATAAGGATTCCACGCTGGCTTATTATGCGCTCTTTCAGTTTGTCGCTCAGACGGTAGTGCTCAAGGTCAACAACAACTGTAGGTCTGACGACAGTTATCTCCATATCATCGGAAAAAGGCGGATGTGCAATTGCAATCCTCATGTTTCTGATTTGCAGTACCGTTGCCCCGCTTGAAGACATCTCTATGAAGGACTCGGGGTCAAACCTTGCCCTCTCGATAAGTTCTTTTGAGATACTGGAAAGCTCCTGTGAACTTGCAGGTTCTTCCCTGATCCGTACATAACGTACCTGTCCAACAGGACCCTTTTTGGCCATTGGAGAAACCCCATTTTTGAGATGCACGGACATCGTATCATCAGTAAAGAAGTGCTCTACTTTGAGAGGACCTAATTCCGAGGGATCCAGAACTTTAGGATGCATGTACTCAACATCAAGTCCCTTTGCCCTGGCTATCAGACTTTGTACGCGGTCCTCACTAACGAACAGTCCCCCCATATCAAGAGCTGTCTGCCGGATAAGGGCATCCACCCTTCCTTCCTTGGAAAGCTTGATCTCCTCAAGAGTCGGCTGAACCCCGCTGAACTGAAGTTGAATATCCCCCCTGTCTGCCAGTTTACGAAGCTCCGAAAGTTCTTCAAGCCCTTTGAAACCTATTTCTCTGCCCTTGTTTGCCTGGGCTTCAAGTTCCGATACTACAGCTTCGGGAATGATGATCTCAGCGCTCCCGAACTCACCACTTTTAATTCGGGACGAAAGCCTCCCGTCAATAATCACGCTTGTATCCGGAACGATTCTCCATATCCGCTTCTCATCAGCCATATAAAGGGATATAGAGTCAGAAAGTATATAATAAAACTTCTCCTGCTTTTTTTCAGATGAATGGAGTTAGGAAAGCGGTTAGTAAAAAATAAAGTTTTAAAAGATCTGAGAATAAAAACGATTAAAAATAGAATAGAGTGATAAAAATATAATACTATGATTTAGCAAACGTAATTGAAGCAATATAGTTGAACTCAGTAAACATCTTCAGGCTCAAAGACCTTTTCGCCGACGACATCTCCTTCGAGATTCCGATAAAAACATGACCTGTATCCCATATGACAGGCTCCACCTATCTGTTCTACCAGCAGGAGAACAGAATCCATATCACAGTCAATCCTGATTTCCTTTATTTTTTGCAGATGCCCCGACGTTTCACCTTTTTTCCATAATTTTTGCCGGCTTCGGCTCCAGAAGTGAGCAATTCCGGTCTCGACGGTCTTTTCAAGAGCTTCCCGATTCATATAGGCACACATCAGAACCTCCTTGCTGGTCTGGTCCTGAACAATAGCAATAATCAAACCGTTTTCGTATTTCAGGGTATCAAAGTCAATCATGTGGGATAAATTGCCAAACTAGTATAAAAAGAGGAGTTTAGTAAAAAAATTTCCGAATAGATAGGAAACTTTAGAGAACAAAAAAGATTCCAGGTAAAAATTTCAGTACACATCCTGCCATCCTTCAAAAATAGGAATAAAAATCCTACAAGGAGAATAAATGTTGAAGCTAATAAAGAATAATAATATTAAAATTATGTAAAACAAGTAATAAAGTTATAAAAATATATATTATATTCTGCATAAAAGCTTCTGAGGAAAAAGAAAGTTCAGCACTTATTTTCTAATAAAAAAGGGCCATAACAGTGATTTATTAAGCTTTATGGGTGGGAAGGATGGATTTCAGATTTAAGAGCAAATTTGTGCCTCTATTGTTACTAAGTGGACTGCTTTTAGGGTCAATTTTGCCGGTTTCTTCACTGAGTACAGTGAACAAAGAACCTTATTCAGTGAACAAAGAACCTTATTATATCTTTGAAAAATTGCCAACCGACATACCCAGTGACCAGAAATACGTTCCCGGGGAAATACTTGTGAAGTTTAAGCCTGGTGTCTCTGAAGAAGAGGTAAAAAATATCACCGAAGAAAATGGAACTCAGGTAACTTATACCAGTCCCTACGCAGGATTCAAGATAATGGAAATCCCAAAGACAAAAACCGTTGAAGAAATGATGGAGATCTATAGCAAAAACCCGAATGTGGAATACGCAATCCCCAATGTCATCATGAACGCGCTTATGGTACCCAATGACCCATATTACGGTCTTTACCAGTGGAATTTCAAAGCCTTCGAAACCGGAGTGGGAGGTGGAATCAATCTCGAACCTGCATGGAATATTTCCACCGGAAAGGGAGTAATCGTTGCAGTGCTTGATACGGGAGTTGCATACGAAAACTACTCCATATACAAAAAAGCTCCTGACCTTACGAACACTATTTTTGTTTCGGGTTATGACTTTGTCAATAACGATGCCCACCCGAACGATGATAACGGGCATGGAACGCATGTTACTGGAACTATAGCCCAGAGCACCAATAACAATTATGGTGTAGCTGGCGTGGCTTATGACTGCTCAATAATGCCTGTGAAAGTTCTTAATGATGAAGGCAGC
The genomic region above belongs to Methanosarcina horonobensis HB-1 = JCM 15518 and contains:
- a CDS encoding slipin family protein, yielding MVDFIGELLLPVLIIVILILSQSIKMVNEYERVVIFRLGRLSGVKGPGLFLIIPFIDRAMKIDLRVVAIDVPKQAVITRDNVTVEVDAVVYYKVVEPGAAITQVENYMFATSTLSQTTLRDVLGQMELDELLSERENINKQIQELLDAYTDPWGIKVTGVTIRDVSLPETMKRAIAKQAEAEREKRARIILAEGEYQAAERMKDAASLYQGLPTAIKLRELQTLAEIAREKNLIVVTQTQTLETGNIAALSQAISGKKEQ
- a CDS encoding NfeD family protein, producing the protein MQTKRIFHSLFIFFLCITLTAVLALPAGAAAEDRVLLLEITGAITPASDNLIADAIEEAESGNFEVLVITLDTPGGGLEETQTIIKLIENTTVPVIGYVPESGKAWSAGTLILMGTDIAAMAPFTVIGSAQPVRVSAEGTVPVEDEKVINALVKFSTETARKHGRNETFAEEVITKNRNLNDEEALEEGVIEYRASSVPDLLVQVDGEVVKSKELNTANATIEIYEPPLPLAFLTLISNPILSSLLLTIGLYGIIFGISNPGAGAEIFGIIAIVLGLIGTGFDINIAAIFLIIVGIGLLILELQSPGFGIFGLAGLICLVIGSIFLVPLGGENIYTPEFRRLLILTIVTPTIVFGIFLVFAIYKVAETRKKKPVIGSIIGDTARTIDPISPESPGFVRYKGEYWQARSEEKIGANEEVEITGKDMEVLLVKRKV
- a CDS encoding AIR synthase-related protein, with product MDIEGYAKRALRKDPSNETGIEAQLASRILEIKNISSERAKEIAAAVICEAKATLHTEGDVLSPIISGVVMGEFGVGSRGTGDFYVHSKLGEVIGKTGAVVDSSQLDDSGVVKIGDEYLVITIDGIHSRLSDFPFLSGFHVARAALRDVYSMGARPLAMLSDIHIADDGDVAKIFDHIAGITTVSELTGIPLITGSTLRIGGDMVIGERMTGGVGAVGVTSSLTSRNQTRAGDLILMTEGAGGGTVSTTALYYGMHDVVEETINIRFLEACEALLRSGLYKKVHSMTDVTNGGIRGDAREISKTAQVKMVFEENKMRTLVNSKVLSMLETLKIDYLGVSLDALLVIVPPEYAGEILEIVRAAGVEIDIIGRVEEGIGAEIIVNGEIRDFAPRFRESAYTPVKKVHGEDNPRDFEEMRHAIDRAAEEAINKKQKVLEKIMAKKKS
- the hisH gene encoding imidazole glycerol phosphate synthase subunit HisH, with translation MKRIVIIDYGLGNLRSVQKGLEHVGASPVISGNPEEILAADGIILPGVGAFIDAMKCLVPLKETIEEFAASGKPMLGICLGQQVLMSSSEEGRLTDGLDLIQGRVLRFPKSELKVPHMGWNNIRIKQDHPLFRGIPDGSFVYFVHSYYVDTTAENTLASCEYGLEYSASVVNSNGNVMGTQFHPEKSGATGLKILKNFVEMC
- a CDS encoding Ig-like domain-containing protein, with protein sequence MRGFQLFRHDEKAMELPINIVVMLVVAMVALATLISIIPTPTKEMSVFVEKTGLGTGSLQSGNSIIVGATTAQNPFAVSAVVKVTDKDGNPVRDANVILKGLGGAASNTTDINGVTVLTTPSTALVRLDPNQNEGTMDLKILADGFYDYEKKDAVMIVKTR
- a CDS encoding LysE family transporter; this translates as MIKALILGFTVGISAAIIPGPMMFATIEASFHKGWRAGPSIFMGHALVEFVFFMLILIGASSFLRRSVISYLAIIGGLIMVVFGLTMIKKAKEVSTMDVSISASSMNLSTGFISSGIVTSALNPFSGTVSAGIITSALNPFFVAWWLTAGSAILLEEYLIGVLAVISFIAGHWIADLGFLLTVSSAFSRGTEIISQPTHRKLVYLCGSFMAFFGLWFMVNNNSVLQ
- a CDS encoding PINc/VapC family ATPase; the encoded protein is MADEKRIWRIVPDTSVIIDGRLSSRIKSGEFGSAEIIIPEAVVSELEAQANKGREIGFKGLEELSELRKLADRGDIQLQFSGVQPTLEEIKLSKEGRVDALIRQTALDMGGLFVSEDRVQSLIARAKGLDVEYMHPKVLDPSELGPLKVEHFFTDDTMSVHLKNGVSPMAKKGPVGQVRYVRIREEPASSQELSSISKELIERARFDPESFIEMSSSGATVLQIRNMRIAIAHPPFSDDMEITVVRPTVVVDLEHYRLSDKLKERIISQRGILIAGPPGAGKSTFAAGVARYLNDHGQVVKTMESPRDLQVPAEITQYSPLNGRMENTADLLLLVRPDYTIYDEVRKTGDFLIFADMRLAGVGMIGVVHATRAVDAIQRLIGRVELGVIPQVVDTVIFIDKGEVAKVLVLAFTVKVPHGMTEQDLARPVITIADFETGKVEYEIYTYGEQVVVMPIGPSRESRKPAWRLAEEEIRNVISRYATGPVEVEVTSDDSAIVKVFDEDMRKVIGKGGNVIDRIENILGLHIDVREIEAETPKSTKGLKQGAERKAFPGKAREPAPEISAPASPVHPVIERTKKHLIIGAPELAGRDVEIFIEDEYLFSATVSRHGDVKLRINSDLAMEIMEAQDSGDFVEVRLI
- the hisI gene encoding phosphoribosyl-AMP cyclohydrolase, with protein sequence MIDFDTLKYENGLIIAIVQDQTSKEVLMCAYMNREALEKTVETGIAHFWSRSRQKLWKKGETSGHLQKIKEIRIDCDMDSVLLLVEQIGGACHMGYRSCFYRNLEGDVVGEKVFEPEDVY